One Streptosporangium sp. NBC_01495 DNA window includes the following coding sequences:
- the araB gene encoding ribulokinase: protein MNANNNSYVVGVDFGTLSGRAVVVRVGDGAEMGTAVHEYAHRVIEDRLPDTAVRLGPDWALQSPEDWREVLRQAVPKAVAAAGIPPSRIIGLGTDFTACTVLPATADGTPLCEVDGFASRPHAWPKLWKHHSAQPYADRINAVAARRKEAWLPRYGGKISSEWAFAKGLQVLEEDPEVYGRAERWIEAADWIVWQLTGVETRNVCTAGYKAIRQDGGYPSAEFLAELNPAFAGFTAKLGGEPSPLGGLAGRLDARAAAWTKLPEGIAVSVGNVDAHVTAAAADAVRPGQMVAIMGTSTCHVMSSEALAEVPGMCGVVRDGIVPGLWGYEAGQSGVGDIFGWFVETSVPGSYEREAERRGLTVHELLTELAAAQRVGQHGLVALDWHNGNRSVLVDHDLSAVVVGQTLATRPEDTYRALIEATAFGARTIVETFESSGVPVTEFVAAGGLIRNRFLMQVYADVLRRPISVIGSEQGCALGSAVHAAVAAGAYPDITSASAAMGGRAEAAYVPDAGRADTYDRLYAEYRRLHDHFAGGETLHGLRALRNEASTLAGEDGKSTSTNEEDA, encoded by the coding sequence GTGAACGCTAACAACAATAGTTACGTGGTCGGTGTCGACTTCGGTACGCTGTCGGGCCGCGCCGTGGTGGTCCGGGTGGGCGACGGCGCCGAGATGGGCACCGCCGTGCACGAGTACGCCCACCGGGTGATCGAGGACCGGCTGCCGGACACCGCCGTGCGCCTGGGCCCGGACTGGGCGCTGCAGTCGCCGGAGGACTGGCGCGAGGTGCTGCGCCAGGCGGTGCCCAAGGCGGTGGCGGCGGCCGGGATCCCCCCGTCGCGGATCATCGGCCTGGGGACCGACTTCACCGCCTGCACCGTGCTGCCCGCCACCGCCGACGGCACCCCGCTGTGCGAGGTCGACGGGTTCGCCTCCCGCCCGCACGCGTGGCCGAAACTGTGGAAGCACCACTCGGCGCAGCCGTACGCCGACCGGATCAACGCCGTCGCCGCCCGCAGGAAAGAGGCGTGGCTGCCCCGCTACGGCGGGAAGATCTCCTCGGAGTGGGCGTTCGCCAAGGGCCTCCAGGTGCTGGAGGAGGACCCGGAGGTCTACGGCCGCGCGGAACGCTGGATCGAGGCCGCCGACTGGATCGTCTGGCAGCTCACCGGCGTGGAGACGCGCAACGTGTGCACCGCCGGGTACAAGGCCATCCGCCAGGACGGCGGCTACCCCTCCGCGGAGTTCCTCGCCGAGCTCAACCCCGCCTTCGCCGGTTTCACCGCGAAGCTCGGCGGGGAGCCGTCCCCGCTGGGCGGCCTCGCCGGACGGCTGGACGCCCGCGCCGCCGCCTGGACGAAGCTGCCAGAGGGTATCGCGGTCTCGGTCGGCAACGTCGACGCCCACGTCACGGCCGCCGCCGCCGACGCCGTGCGGCCCGGCCAGATGGTCGCCATCATGGGCACCTCCACCTGCCACGTCATGTCCTCCGAGGCCCTGGCCGAGGTGCCCGGCATGTGCGGGGTGGTGCGCGACGGCATCGTGCCCGGCCTGTGGGGGTACGAGGCGGGCCAGTCCGGGGTCGGCGACATCTTCGGGTGGTTCGTCGAGACCTCGGTGCCCGGCTCCTACGAGCGCGAGGCGGAACGGCGCGGGCTCACCGTGCACGAACTCCTCACCGAACTGGCCGCCGCGCAGCGGGTCGGGCAGCACGGCCTGGTGGCGCTCGACTGGCACAACGGCAACCGCTCGGTGCTGGTCGACCACGACCTTTCCGCCGTGGTCGTCGGCCAGACGCTCGCGACGAGACCCGAGGACACCTACCGGGCGCTGATCGAGGCCACCGCGTTCGGCGCCCGCACGATCGTGGAGACCTTCGAGAGCTCCGGGGTGCCCGTGACCGAGTTCGTCGCCGCCGGTGGCCTGATCAGGAACCGCTTCCTGATGCAGGTCTACGCCGACGTGCTGCGCCGCCCGATCTCGGTGATCGGCTCCGAGCAGGGGTGCGCCCTGGGCTCGGCCGTCCACGCCGCGGTCGCCGCCGGGGCCTACCCCGACATCACCTCGGCCTCGGCCGCGATGGGCGGGCGCGCCGAGGCCGCCTACGTTCCCGACGCCGGGCGCGCGGACACCTACGACCGGCTGTACGCCGAGTACCGCCGTTTGCACGACCACTTCGCGGGCGGGGAGACGCTGCACGGCCTGCGGGCCCTGCGCAACGAGGCGAGCACACTGGCCGGCGAGGACGGGAAGAGCACGTCGACGAACGAGGAGGATGCGTGA
- a CDS encoding L-ribulose-5-phosphate 4-epimerase, which yields MSAVVRRLRETVSALHQELVRYNLVAWTAGNVSGRVPGEDLFVIKPSGVTYEDLTPESIVVCDLDGEPVEGGLSPSSDTAAHAYVYRAMPRVGGVVHTHSTYASAWAARGESIPCVLTAMADEFGGEIPAGPFALIGGDDIGKGIVATLDGHRSPAVLMRNHGVFTVGADARAAVKAAVMCEDVARTVHMARQLGEPLPIAQPDIDSLYDRYQNVYGQRSPR from the coding sequence ATGAGCGCCGTCGTCAGGAGACTGCGGGAGACGGTGTCCGCGCTCCACCAGGAGCTGGTCCGCTACAACCTCGTCGCTTGGACCGCGGGCAACGTCTCCGGGCGGGTCCCCGGTGAGGACCTGTTCGTCATCAAGCCGTCCGGGGTGACGTACGAGGACCTGACCCCCGAGTCGATCGTGGTGTGCGACCTGGACGGTGAGCCGGTCGAGGGCGGGCTGTCACCGTCCAGCGACACCGCCGCGCACGCGTACGTCTACCGGGCGATGCCGCGGGTGGGCGGGGTGGTGCACACCCACTCCACGTACGCCTCCGCCTGGGCGGCGCGGGGTGAGTCCATCCCGTGCGTGCTGACGGCGATGGCGGACGAGTTCGGCGGGGAGATACCGGCCGGGCCGTTCGCGCTGATCGGCGGGGACGACATCGGCAAGGGAATCGTCGCCACCCTGGACGGCCACCGCTCCCCGGCGGTCCTGATGCGCAACCACGGCGTCTTCACCGTCGGCGCGGACGCCCGCGCGGCCGTCAAGGCCGCGGTGATGTGCGAGGACGTCGCCCGTACCGTGCACATGGCCCGCCAGCTGGGCGAGCCGCTGCCCATCGCGCAGCCGGACATCGACAGTTTGTACGACCGCTACCAGAACGTCTACGGGCAAAGGAGTCCGCGGTGA
- the araA gene encoding L-arabinose isomerase, with protein MTLHEREIWFLTGSQGLYGEDTLAQVAEQSRGIAGRLDDALAFRVVWKPVLTDAASIRRVCLEANASDACVGVIAWMHTFSPAKMWIAGLDALRTPLLHLHTQANVALPWSSIDMDFMNLNQAAHGDREFGYVQSRLGVARKTVAGHVSDPAVAARVGAWARAAAGRAEMGSLRLARFGDNMRDVAVTEGDKVEAQLRFGVSVNTYGVNDLVAAVDAAADAGVDALTAEYEDTYKVAPELRAGGERHDSLRYAARVELGLRHFLTEGGFGAFTTNFEDLGGLRQLPGLAVQRLMADGYGFGGEGDWKTSVLVRTLKVMSAGLEGGTSFMEDYTYHLTPGQEVILGAHMLEVCPTIAAGVPSCEIHPLGIGGREDPVRLVFDAEPGPAVVIGLSDMGDRFRMVANEIDVVTPAEPLPSLPVARAVWRPRPNLSTSAEAWLTAGGPHHTVLSSALTTEELTDLSDMLGVELLVIDADTTSRQFAKEIRWNQAYYRLAQGF; from the coding sequence GTGACCCTCCACGAGCGTGAGATCTGGTTTCTCACCGGAAGTCAGGGCCTGTACGGCGAGGACACGCTGGCCCAGGTGGCGGAGCAGTCCCGGGGCATCGCCGGGCGGCTCGACGACGCCCTGGCGTTCCGGGTGGTGTGGAAGCCCGTGCTGACCGACGCCGCGTCGATCCGCCGGGTCTGCCTGGAGGCCAACGCCTCGGACGCCTGCGTCGGGGTGATCGCCTGGATGCACACGTTCTCCCCGGCCAAGATGTGGATCGCCGGGCTGGACGCGCTGCGCACGCCGCTGTTGCACCTGCACACCCAGGCCAACGTGGCGCTGCCGTGGAGTTCCATCGACATGGACTTCATGAACCTCAACCAGGCCGCCCACGGCGACCGCGAGTTCGGCTACGTCCAGTCCCGGCTGGGCGTGGCGCGCAAGACCGTCGCCGGGCACGTGAGCGACCCGGCCGTGGCGGCGCGCGTCGGCGCGTGGGCGCGGGCCGCGGCCGGGCGCGCGGAGATGGGCTCGCTGCGGCTGGCCCGCTTCGGCGACAACATGCGCGACGTGGCGGTCACCGAGGGCGACAAGGTGGAGGCGCAGCTGCGCTTCGGCGTCTCGGTCAACACCTACGGTGTCAACGACCTGGTCGCCGCCGTCGACGCCGCGGCGGACGCCGGCGTGGACGCCCTGACCGCCGAGTACGAGGACACCTACAAGGTCGCCCCCGAGCTGCGCGCCGGAGGCGAGCGCCACGACTCCCTGCGCTACGCCGCCCGCGTCGAGCTGGGACTGCGCCACTTCCTCACCGAGGGGGGTTTCGGCGCGTTCACCACCAACTTCGAGGACCTCGGCGGGCTGCGGCAGCTGCCGGGGCTCGCGGTGCAGCGGCTGATGGCCGACGGCTACGGCTTCGGCGGCGAGGGCGACTGGAAGACCTCGGTGCTGGTGCGGACCCTGAAGGTGATGTCGGCCGGGCTTGAGGGCGGCACCTCCTTCATGGAGGACTACACCTACCACCTGACCCCCGGCCAGGAGGTCATCCTGGGCGCGCACATGCTGGAGGTCTGCCCGACGATCGCCGCCGGGGTGCCCTCGTGCGAGATCCACCCGTTGGGCATCGGCGGGCGCGAGGACCCCGTCCGGCTGGTCTTCGACGCCGAACCCGGGCCCGCCGTGGTGATCGGCCTGTCCGACATGGGGGACCGGTTCAGGATGGTGGCCAACGAGATCGACGTGGTCACCCCCGCCGAGCCGCTGCCCAGCCTGCCCGTCGCCCGCGCGGTGTGGCGGCCCCGCCCCAACCTGAGCACCTCCGCCGAGGCGTGGCTGACCGCCGGAGGCCCGCACCACACCGTCCTGTCGTCCGCCCTGACCACCGAGGAGCTCACCGACCTCTCCGACATGCTCGGCGTCGAGCTGCTGGTCATCGACGCCGACACCACCTCCCGCCAGTTCGCCAAGGAGATCCGCTGGAACCAGGCGTACTACCGCCTCGCCCAAGGTTTCTGA